In Aegilops tauschii subsp. strangulata cultivar AL8/78 chromosome 3, Aet v6.0, whole genome shotgun sequence, one genomic interval encodes:
- the LOC109755058 gene encoding uncharacterized protein yields the protein MEFEADGARWPEQRGGAAEAPPPPQERGEVPSPRFDSSRALRLLTELDSNVTEDLVVLMPNLLSFLKHDDPAVVKQSIASGTNLFAAVLEEMALQVNECGRVDAWLEEMWAWMNQFKDAVCVMMREPVPIASKLLAVKFIETWILCLTPQSNSDRMQPIEGKNRRFDASRLAKFHPRLDPVVLEADANRTFIILVDIVQSAYAHRGSFLVGTINSLAAIGKSRPVYYDRALSVLFGFDPNLETSKGAHSGSLKYSLKTAFLGFLRSPCQAMLESKEVLVRRLRALSPGEATEQIIRQAEKMSRNIERACRTNKDEHPTWEMSYGDVNRKNSAGRSSDTLAMAEGMAKRARFDSSAASNPPVQGIPDYSEMQIENDAVMGHSSDPSLLSTGVSPVEKMIEMIGALLAEGERGAESLGILISSVESDVMADIVIETMKHLPEAPFPLARNKSVPQPNLQSPSNPSTENLPGNLHSLPFTAQSVPSADGAGISPPEVLVMPGVSDSKRDPRRDPRRLDPRRTVAPAATSPMQMTVEITSVHQTNSLSNTLSPLHGKIEKCADYSADPPKNEDEEHPSSKPHQPMDEERSEFLDDSTEPETKFEVYPPVEAGFPSSDVNEEMSNPLTPEAISNNGSDSTDLEVGPFSPVSKTSTPEDTNHELPLLPSHLELSDSEKISLHKLAIGRIIDDYKKNSINSRFSLLAHLVAQSTADDNIMDLIQTHIILHNHDQKGHELAMHVLYQLQCVNVADAPESSISTSEHYEKFFISLAKLLIDVLPASDKSFSKLLCDAPCLPESLFRFLEGLCMSQGNNQQTKDSEGDRVTQGLGTVWSLILGRPPLRQACLDIVLKCAIHSQDEVRGKAVRLVAKKLYDLTYASEKVEQFATDSLLAIANKHGVSTDVNFTTSKESTSEVEVSNQEASVSGSQISDAGPSASGSTKTSLISPKQSAISVSEAKRHTSLFFALCTKRPTLLRQLFNVYGGSPKVVKQCIHWHIPTLVRNLGSSCPEMLDIIHSPPEGSEELVTMILQTLTEESNPSANLVVAVKHLYETKLKDASILIPLLSSFPKEEVLPIFPRLVDLSPDRFQDALARILQGSAHTGPALTPAEVLIAIHDINPEKDKVPLKKVIDACTACFEQRTVFTQQVLEKALNKLVDNVPIPLLFMRTVIQALDAFPALVDFVMGILSRLVNKQIWKMPKLWVGFLKLAYQTQPRSFDVLLQLPPPQLEVALNKYPNLRPHLSSFVNRQNLHNKLPRHTLNILGFVNEPQQAPMPFAPAALQTADATSSLPGANIM from the exons ATGGAATTCGAGGCGGACGGCGCCCGGTGGCCGGAGCAGCGTGGCGGCGCTGCcgaggcgccgccgccgccgcaggagCGCGGCGAGGTCCCCTCTCCCCGCTTCGATTCGTCGCGTGCCCTAAG ATTGCTGACAGAGCTTGACAGTAATGTAACAGAAGATTTGGTTGTGCTGATGCCAAACTTGCTGTCATTTTTGAAACATGACGATCCTGCAGTTGTTAAGCAATCTATAGCTAGTGGGACAAATTTATTTGCTGCTGTATTGGAAGAGATGGCACTTCAG GTTAACGAGTGTGGAAGAGTTGATGCTTGGCTTGAAGAGATGTGGGCTTGGATGAACCAGTTCAAGGATGCAGTATGTGTTATGATGCGTGAG CCTGTTCCTATTGCATCTAAACTACTCGCTGTAAAGTTCATTGAAACATGGATCTTGTGCCTCACACCTCAATCCAACAGTGACCGAATGCAGCCAATCGAAG GAAAGAATCGTAGGTTTGATGCTTCACGATTAGCTAAATTTCACCCTAGACTTGATCCCGTTGTTCTGGAAGCTGATGCAAACAGGACTTTCATCATCCTTGTGGATATTGTGCAATCAGCTTATGCTCATAGAGGATCCTTCCTAGTTGGCACCATTAATTC TCTTGCAGCTATTGGAAAGAGTAGGCCGGTTTACTATGACCGTGCCCTTTCAGTGTTGTTTGGGTTTGACCCTAATTTGGAGACTTCAAAAGGAGCTCATTCAGGAAGCCTGAAATATTCCCTGAAAACAGCTTTTTTAGGGTTCCTACGTAGTCCTTGCCAGGCAATGCTTGAG TCCAAGGAAGTTCTAGTAAGGCGCCTTCGAGCTCTGAGCCCAGGTGAAGCAACAGAACAGATTATTAGGCAGGCAGAGAAGATGTCTAGAAATATAGAGCGCGCTTGTCGTACTAACAAG GACGAGCATCCAACATGGGAGATGTCGTATGGCGATGTGAATCGAAAGAATTCTGCAGGCAGATCAAGTGACACTCTTGCTATGGCCGAGGGCATGGCTAAGAGAGCAAGATTTGATAGCTCTGCAGCTTCGAATCCCCCAGTTCAGGGAATACCTGATTATTCTGAGATGCAGATTGAAAATGATGCCGTTATGGGTCATTCCTCTGACCCATCTCTCTTGAGTACTGGTGTATCTCCTGTTGAGAAGATGATTGAAATGATAGGTGCTTTACTTGCTGAAGGGGAAAGAGGAGCTGAATCCCTTGGTATTCTCATCTCATCAGTAGAGTCAGACGTCATGGCTGACATTGTAATTGAAACAATGAAGCATCTACCTGAAGCACCATTTCCATTAGCTAGAAATAAGAGTGTCCCTCAACCAAATTTGCAATCCCCCTCCAATCCCTCGACAGAGAACTTACCAGGCAATCTGCACTCTTTGCCCTTCACGGCACAATCAGTACCATCGGCAGATGGAGCAGGCATTTCACCACCTGAGGTCCTTGTCATGCCTGGTGTTTCTGATTCAAAGCGTGACCCAAGAAGA GATCCTCGCCGCCTTGATCCACGGCGAACAGTTGCACCTGCTGCTACTAGTCCCATGCAGATGACGGTGGAAATTACCAGTGTGCATCAGACAAATTCTTTGTCAAATACACTTTCTCCTCTTCATGGGAAGATTGAAAAGTGTGCAGATTATTCAGCGGACCCACCAAAAAATGAAGATGAGGAGCATCCATCTTCGAAGCCTCATCAGCCAATGGATGAAGAGAGATCTGAGTTTTTGGATGATTCCACAGAACCAGAGACAAAATTTGAAGTGTACCCACCGGTGGAAGCCGGATTTCCTTCTTCTGATGTCAATGAAGAGATGAGCAATCCCTTGACACCAGAAGCTATTTCAAACAACGGATCTGATAGTACGGATTTGGAGGTCGGTCCCTTTTCACCAGTCTCCAAGACATCCACACCAGAGGATACTAATCATGAGTTGCCACTTCTTCCATCTCATTTGGAATTAAGTGACAGTGAGAAAATCTCACTGCACAAATTAGCTATTGGGCGGATAATTGATGATTACAAGAAAAATAGCATCAATTCAAGATTTTCCTTGCTCGCTCATTTGGTTGCTCAG AGTACTGCTGATGATAATATTATGGATTTGATTCAGACGCACATTATCTTGCATAATCATGATCAAAAG GGGCATGAACTGGCTATGCATGTGTTGTATCAGCTGCAGTGTGTCAATGTTGCTGATGCTCCAGAAAGTTCTATATCTACTTCTGAACATTACGAGAAGTTCTTTATATCACTT GCAAAGTTGTTGATTGACGTGCTACCTGCTTCAGATAAATCTTTCAGTAAACTTCTATGTGATGCCCCATGTTTGCCTGAGTCTCTGTTTAGATTCCTTGAGGGTCTTTGCATGTCACAAGGCAACAACCAACAAACAAAGGACAGTGAGGGTGACCGTGTCACTCAAGGCCTGGGAACAGTATGGAGTCTTATTTTAGGGCGGCCTCCATTGCGGCAAGCTTGCTTGGATATTGTTCTGAAG TGTGCTATTCACTCTCAAGATGAAGTCAGAGGAAAGGCGGTTAGATTG GTTGCGAAAAAGCTCTATGATCTAACATATGCATCAGAAAAAGTTGAGCAGTTTGCCACAGACAGTCTTCTGGCGATTGCTAATAAGCATGGTGTGTCGACAGATGTTAACTTCACAACCTCAAAAGAATCTACATCTGAG GTTGAAGTAAGCAACCAGGAAGCTTCAGTTAGTGGTTCCCAGATTTCGGATGCTGGACCTTCTGCAAGTGGATCTACTAAGACCTCTCTGATTTCACCTAAACAATCAGCAATATCGGTATCCGAGGCCAAACGCCACACTTCATTATTTTTTGCACTTTGCACAAAG AGACCTACTCTTCTTCGACAGCTGTTCAATGTTTACGGAGGGTCTCCAAAAGTTGTTAAGCAG TGTATCCATTGGCATATACCTACTCTTGTAAGAAATCTGGGATCCTCATGTCCTGAGATGCTGGACATTATTCATAGTCCACCTGAAGGCAGTGAGGAACTTGTTACTATG ATACTGCAAACACTGACAGAAGAATCAAATCCTTCAGCCAACCTGGTCGTGGCTGTTAAACATCTATATGAGACCAAGCTGAAG GATGCGTCTATTCTCATTCCATTGCTATCCTCATTTCCGAAGGAAGAG GTGCTGCCTATATTTCCGAGACTAGTTGATCTCTCACCTGACAGGTTCCAAGACGCACTTGCTCGGATATTGCAG GGATCTGCTCATACTGGGCCAGCGTTAACCCCTGCTGAAGTTCTGATTGCAATTCATGATATTAATCCAGAAAAGGACAAAGTTCCTCTAAAGAAG GTCATAGATGCTTGTACTGCTTGCTTTGAGCAGCGCACGGTATTTACTCAGCAAGTTCTAGAAAAGGCACTAAATAAATTG GTCGACAATGTACCGATTCCTCTTCTTTTTATGAGAACAGTTATTCAAGCACTCGATGCTTTCCCAGCTTTG GTTGATTTTGTCATGGGGATACTTTCCAGGCTTGTCAATAAGCAG ATCTGGAAAATGCCAAAGCTGTGGGTTGGGTTCTTAAAATTGGCATACCAGACTCAACCACGCTCTTTCGATGTTTTATTACAG TTACCTCCACCACAGCTTGAAGTTGCATTGAATAAGTACCCGAATCTTCGACCACATCTTTCTTCCTTTGTTAATCGGCAGAACTTGCACAACAAGTTGCCCAG ACATACTTTGAATATTTTGGGCTTCGTTAACGAACCACAGCAGGCACCAATGCCATTTGCGCCCGCTGCATTACAAACAGCAGACGCGACTTCCTCTCTTCCTGGTGCAAACATAATGTGA
- the LOC109755057 gene encoding uncharacterized protein isoform X1: MKRKRTLHSWFASNSNASPVVPEPNTPPIDVVVQPAPVENLIHPTPTNESTNPSTDIDESTIPPTTNESIDPPADETTTPRTNESTNPPTNESTNQPPRHHILEFHPSQIFGDPADRIPIEDYVPEIQSEVRRAYLLKGRNKASGHKFEVGLEGKIWRSFQPQWLDRFDWLEYSEKKEAAFCFPCFLFKNPSQATRFGNDVFTIGGYKRWKTALANFQKHVGGPSSYHNIAKGLSDDFNNQRANVGTKLRVYNKEAEIKYKIRLTASLDCARYLIAQGEAFRGHDESSNSINKGNFREFLDWYKDKNKDVKDAFDKGQGNALMICSDIQKDLATCCAMEVTKVIKNELGDKKFSILVDEARDCSIKEQMAMILRFLDDHGELQERFLAIKHITDYTSAGIKEALLGVLKYHGLPINRIRGQGYDGASNMRGEFNGLQKLIRDECPYAFFVHCFAHQLQLVVVTVAQCCPVIADFFNYLPLIVTQVGSSCKRKDTLLGKHHDNLIELMENCKISSGTGLHQETNLARPGATRWGSHLRTLLRIYTMWNAVVDVLAIVVDDAREHSSQGGASCLIVQMECFQFVFIMLFLINLLNITNMLSQTLQRKNQDVVEALRLILDVKEALQNMRDNGYESLCDQANNFCEEHGIEVPNMDDLVGAMGQSVRSKNKVTRHHYFKVSIFNVAIDATLTEMNHRFNEANTELVDCMSCFNPANNFSKFNIDKLIRLAEIYAEDFTQAERLLLRYELPTFLTNIRRSEEFNACPDVSTLARLMVQTTKHRTFQLVYRLIELTLILKVATSSVERIFSAMKIIKTDLCNKISDDWLNDLMVCYCEKRIFISIPDDQIMIRFQKKKDRKGHLPHEYNVIS, encoded by the exons ATGAAGAGAAAGAGGACTTTGCACAGTTGGTTTGCAAGCAATTCAAACGCATCCCCCGTTGTTCCTGAACCCAATACTCCCCCAATTGATGTTGTTGTTCAACCAGCCCCAGTTGAGAACTTAATTCACCCAACTCCAACAAATGAGAGCACTAATCCCTCTACCGATATCGATGAGAGCACTATCCCCCCTACAACAAATGAGAGTATTGATCCCCCAGCCGATGAGACCACTACCCCTCGCACAAATGAGAGTACCAATCCCCCAACTAATGAGAGCACAAACCAACCACCAAGGCATCATATACTAGAATTCCATCCGAGTCAGATTTTTGGTGATCCGGCTGATCGAATACCAATAGAAGATTATGTCCCTGAAATTCAAAGTGAAGTGAGAAGAGCTTATTTGTTGAAAGGAAGAAACAAAGCTAGCGGGCACAAATTTGAAGTGGGATTGGAAGGTAAAATTTGGAGATCTTTTCAACCCCAATGGCTAGATAGGTTCGATTGGTTGGAATATAGTGAGAAAAAGGAGGCTGCCTTTTGTTTCCCTTGTTTTCTTTTCAAGAATCCATCACAGGCCACTAGATTTGGCAATGATGTATTTACAATAGGTGGATACAAACGTTGGAAAACAGCTTTGGCAAATTTTCAGAAACATGTTGGTGGTCCATCTAGTTACCACAACATCGCTAAGGGCTTGAGTGATGATTTCAACAATCAAAGGGCCAATGTGGGTACCAAACTCCGAGTTTACAATAAAGAGGCTGAAATAAAATATAAAATCCGCTTGACTGCATCATTGGATTGTGCAAGGTATCTCATAGCTCAAGGGGAAGCTTTTCGTGGACATGATGAGTCCTCCAATTCCATCAACAAAGGCAATTTCAGGGAGTTCTTGGATTGGTACAAGGACAAGAATAAAGATGTGAAAGATGCATTTGATAAGGGGCAAGGTAATGCACTAATGATATGTTCAGATATTCAAAAGGACCTTGCTACATGTTGTGCAATGGAGGTAACCAAAGTCATCAAGAATGAGCTTGGAGATAAGAAATTTTCGATACTTGTTGATGAGGCCAGAGATTGCTCAATAAAGGAGCAAATGGCAATGATTTTGAG ATTTTTGGATGACCATGGGGAGCTTCAGGAGAGATTTCTTGCTATTAAGCACATCACAGATTATACATCAGCTGGAATTAAAGAAGCATTGCTTGGTGTGTTAAAGTACCATGGCTTGCCTATTAATAGGATTCGTGGACAGGGTTATGATGGGGCTTCAAATATGAGAGGAGAATTCAATGGTTTGCAAAAGCTAATTCGTGACGAGTGTCCATATGCTTTCTTTGTTCATTGTTTTGCTCATCAGTTGCAATTGGTGGTTGTCACAGTGGCTCAGTGTTGTCCAGTTATTGCTGATTTTTTTAACTATCTTCCCTTGATAGTGACTCAAGTAGGTTCATCTTGCAAAAGAAAAGACACATTGCTTGGAAAGCATCATGACAACTTGATAGAATTGATGGAGAATTGTAAGATATCATCTGGAACTGGTTTACATCAAGAAACTAACCTTGCTAGACCAGGAGCTACTCGTTGGGGCTCACATCTTAGGACCTTGCTTCGTATCTACACAATGTGGAATGCAGTGGTGGATGTGCTAGCAATTGTGGTGGACGATGCCCGAGAACACTCTTCTCAAGGTGGAGCTTCATGTTTGATTGTACAAATGGAATGCTTTCAATTTGTGTTCATCATGCTATTCTTGATAAACTTGTTGAACATCACAAATATGCTATCACAAACTTTGCAAAGGAAGAATCAAGATGTTGTTGAAGCCCTTCGTTTGATCTTGGATGTGAAAGAAGCTTTGCAAAATATGAGGGACAATGGGTATGAGTCATTATGTGACCAAGCAAATAACTTTTGTGAGGAACATGGCATTGAGGTGCCAAATATGGATGATCTTGTTGGAGCAATGGGGCAATCTGTTCGTTCCAAGAATAAGGTGACTCGACATCATTATTTCAAGGTTAGCATATTCAATGTTGCTATTGATGCAACTCTCACTGAGATGAATCATCGATTCAATGAAGCTAACACCGAGTTAGTGGATTGCATGTCTTGTTTTAATCCGGCAAACAACTTCTCAAAGTTTAACATTGACAAGCTTATACGGCTTGCTGAAATTTATGCTGAGGATTTTACACAAGCTGAACGGTTGTTGCTAAGATATGAGCTTCCAACATTCCTTACAAATATTAGGAGAAGTGAGGAATTTAATGCATGTCCAGATGTTTCCACCCTTGCTCGGTTGATGGTTCAAACAACAAAACATAGAACTTTCCAATTGGTATATCGCCTCATCGAGTTGACATTGATTCTTAAAGTGGCAACTTCATCGGTCGAGAGGATATTTTCAGCAATGAAGATCATCAAAACTGATTTGTGCAATAAGATATCAGATGATTGGCTTAATGATTTAATGGTTTGCTATTGTGAGAAAAGGATATTCATAAGTATTCCCGATGATCAAATTATGATACGATTCCAGAAAAAGAAAGATCGAAAAGGACATTTGCCTCATGAGTATAATGTGATTTCTTAG
- the LOC109755057 gene encoding uncharacterized protein isoform X2 gives MKRKRTLHSWFASNSNASPVVPEPNTPPIDVVVQPAPVENLIHPTPTNESTNPSTDIDESTIPPTTNESIDPPADETTTPRTNESTNPPTNESTNQPPRHHILEFHPSQIFGDPADRIPIEDYVPEIQSEVRRAYLLKGRNKASGHKFEVGLEGKIWRSFQPQWLDRFDWLEYSEKKEAAFCFPCFLFKNPSQATRFGNDVFTIGGYKRWKTALANFQKHVGGPSSYHNIAKGLSDDFNNQRANVGTKLRVYNKEAEIKYKIRLTASLDCARYLIAQGEAFRGHDESSNSINKGNFREFLDWYKDKNKDVKDAFDKGQGNALMICSDIQKDLATCCAMEVTKVIKNELGDKKFSILVDEARDCSIKEQMAMILRFLDDHGELQERFLAIKHITDYTSAGIKEALLGVLKYHGLPINRIRGQGYDGASNMRGEFNGLQKLIRDECPYAFFVHCFAHQLQLVVVTVAQCCPVIADFFNYLPLIVTQVGSSCKRKDTLLGKHHDNLIELMENCKISSGTGLHQETNLARPGATRWGSHLRTLLRIYTMWNAVVDVLAIVVDDAREHSSQGGASCLIVQMECFQFVFIMLFLINLLNITNMLSQTLQRKNQDVVEALRLILDVKEALQNMRDNGYESLCDQANNFCEEHGIEVPNMDDLVGAMGQSVRSKNKVTRHHYFKWQLHRSRGYFQQ, from the exons ATGAAGAGAAAGAGGACTTTGCACAGTTGGTTTGCAAGCAATTCAAACGCATCCCCCGTTGTTCCTGAACCCAATACTCCCCCAATTGATGTTGTTGTTCAACCAGCCCCAGTTGAGAACTTAATTCACCCAACTCCAACAAATGAGAGCACTAATCCCTCTACCGATATCGATGAGAGCACTATCCCCCCTACAACAAATGAGAGTATTGATCCCCCAGCCGATGAGACCACTACCCCTCGCACAAATGAGAGTACCAATCCCCCAACTAATGAGAGCACAAACCAACCACCAAGGCATCATATACTAGAATTCCATCCGAGTCAGATTTTTGGTGATCCGGCTGATCGAATACCAATAGAAGATTATGTCCCTGAAATTCAAAGTGAAGTGAGAAGAGCTTATTTGTTGAAAGGAAGAAACAAAGCTAGCGGGCACAAATTTGAAGTGGGATTGGAAGGTAAAATTTGGAGATCTTTTCAACCCCAATGGCTAGATAGGTTCGATTGGTTGGAATATAGTGAGAAAAAGGAGGCTGCCTTTTGTTTCCCTTGTTTTCTTTTCAAGAATCCATCACAGGCCACTAGATTTGGCAATGATGTATTTACAATAGGTGGATACAAACGTTGGAAAACAGCTTTGGCAAATTTTCAGAAACATGTTGGTGGTCCATCTAGTTACCACAACATCGCTAAGGGCTTGAGTGATGATTTCAACAATCAAAGGGCCAATGTGGGTACCAAACTCCGAGTTTACAATAAAGAGGCTGAAATAAAATATAAAATCCGCTTGACTGCATCATTGGATTGTGCAAGGTATCTCATAGCTCAAGGGGAAGCTTTTCGTGGACATGATGAGTCCTCCAATTCCATCAACAAAGGCAATTTCAGGGAGTTCTTGGATTGGTACAAGGACAAGAATAAAGATGTGAAAGATGCATTTGATAAGGGGCAAGGTAATGCACTAATGATATGTTCAGATATTCAAAAGGACCTTGCTACATGTTGTGCAATGGAGGTAACCAAAGTCATCAAGAATGAGCTTGGAGATAAGAAATTTTCGATACTTGTTGATGAGGCCAGAGATTGCTCAATAAAGGAGCAAATGGCAATGATTTTGAG ATTTTTGGATGACCATGGGGAGCTTCAGGAGAGATTTCTTGCTATTAAGCACATCACAGATTATACATCAGCTGGAATTAAAGAAGCATTGCTTGGTGTGTTAAAGTACCATGGCTTGCCTATTAATAGGATTCGTGGACAGGGTTATGATGGGGCTTCAAATATGAGAGGAGAATTCAATGGTTTGCAAAAGCTAATTCGTGACGAGTGTCCATATGCTTTCTTTGTTCATTGTTTTGCTCATCAGTTGCAATTGGTGGTTGTCACAGTGGCTCAGTGTTGTCCAGTTATTGCTGATTTTTTTAACTATCTTCCCTTGATAGTGACTCAAGTAGGTTCATCTTGCAAAAGAAAAGACACATTGCTTGGAAAGCATCATGACAACTTGATAGAATTGATGGAGAATTGTAAGATATCATCTGGAACTGGTTTACATCAAGAAACTAACCTTGCTAGACCAGGAGCTACTCGTTGGGGCTCACATCTTAGGACCTTGCTTCGTATCTACACAATGTGGAATGCAGTGGTGGATGTGCTAGCAATTGTGGTGGACGATGCCCGAGAACACTCTTCTCAAGGTGGAGCTTCATGTTTGATTGTACAAATGGAATGCTTTCAATTTGTGTTCATCATGCTATTCTTGATAAACTTGTTGAACATCACAAATATGCTATCACAAACTTTGCAAAGGAAGAATCAAGATGTTGTTGAAGCCCTTCGTTTGATCTTGGATGTGAAAGAAGCTTTGCAAAATATGAGGGACAATGGGTATGAGTCATTATGTGACCAAGCAAATAACTTTTGTGAGGAACATGGCATTGAGGTGCCAAATATGGATGATCTTGTTGGAGCAATGGGGCAATCTGTTCGTTCCAAGAATAAGGTGACTCGACATCATTATTTCAAG TGGCAACTTCATCGGTCGAGAGGATATTTTCAGCAATGA